Proteins co-encoded in one Pseudorhizobium banfieldiae genomic window:
- a CDS encoding glutamine synthetase family protein, producing the protein MTAENAPPRIEILLVGMNGDLRGKQIPLEAERKVWDGTVRLPSSTQSLDIWGDDNDDITGLSLSIGDPDGICLPDRRSLAPMPWAPQGSQQVLSTMHELDGSPSFMDPRAILAALLQRYEERELTPVVATELEFYVVEGDWRETGRPRPPESLAFRGEPNGFQLYDMSAVNALDSYLQTVRSWAKAQGLPADATTAEFGPGQFEINLLHRPDALAAADDCVYLKRIAEQAAKRHGLKSTCMAKPYAEHAGSGLHVHASIIDRDGNNILDAKGGEPALLKSVCAGMLDTMRDAQLIFAPFANSYRRFQPGSFAPVDIDWGYGHRGTAVRIPDKDGPAARIEHRVAGADANPYLLLTAILGGMLLGIEQTLDAGLPTEPGQPAPGNRRLTHDFLTAVEDFAASAFIRDVFGERYQKLYADTKRKEALTYLRTVSDFDYRTYLPRI; encoded by the coding sequence ATGACCGCCGAGAATGCCCCTCCCCGCATCGAAATCCTGCTCGTCGGCATGAATGGTGACCTGCGCGGCAAGCAGATCCCGCTGGAGGCGGAAAGGAAGGTTTGGGATGGCACTGTCCGGCTCCCCTCCTCGACGCAGTCGCTCGACATCTGGGGTGACGACAATGACGACATCACCGGACTGTCCCTGTCGATCGGCGACCCCGACGGTATCTGCCTTCCGGACCGTCGCAGCCTCGCGCCCATGCCGTGGGCACCGCAGGGGTCACAGCAAGTGCTGTCAACGATGCACGAGTTGGACGGCAGCCCGAGCTTCATGGACCCGCGCGCCATCCTTGCCGCCCTGCTTCAACGATATGAGGAACGCGAGCTCACGCCAGTGGTGGCCACCGAGCTGGAATTCTATGTGGTGGAGGGCGACTGGCGCGAGACCGGCAGGCCGCGTCCGCCGGAAAGCCTTGCATTCCGCGGGGAGCCGAACGGCTTTCAGCTCTACGACATGAGCGCGGTCAATGCGCTGGACAGTTACCTGCAGACCGTCCGCTCATGGGCGAAGGCGCAGGGCCTGCCTGCGGACGCCACCACGGCCGAGTTTGGCCCGGGCCAGTTCGAGATCAACCTCCTGCACCGGCCGGATGCCCTCGCCGCCGCCGACGACTGCGTCTATCTCAAGCGGATTGCCGAACAGGCGGCGAAGCGCCACGGCCTGAAATCCACCTGCATGGCAAAGCCCTATGCCGAGCATGCCGGCTCGGGCCTGCATGTCCATGCGAGCATCATCGACCGCGACGGAAACAACATCCTTGATGCCAAGGGCGGCGAGCCGGCGCTCCTCAAATCCGTCTGTGCCGGAATGCTGGACACGATGCGCGACGCGCAGCTGATCTTCGCGCCTTTTGCCAATTCCTATCGACGTTTCCAGCCGGGATCCTTCGCGCCCGTCGACATCGACTGGGGCTATGGCCACCGCGGAACGGCCGTGCGCATACCTGACAAGGACGGGCCGGCAGCGCGTATCGAGCACCGGGTCGCCGGCGCCGATGCCAATCCCTATCTGCTGCTGACTGCCATATTGGGAGGAATGCTGCTTGGAATCGAACAGACGCTCGACGCGGGCCTGCCAACCGAACCCGGCCAGCCGGCGCCGGGCAATCGCCGCCTGACGCATGACTTCCTCACCGCTGTCGAAGACTTCGCCGCATCCGCCTTCATTCGCGACGTCTTCGGCGAACGCTACCAGAAGCTCTATGCGGATACGAAGCGGAAGGAGGCGCTCACCTACCTGCGCACGGTCTCCGATTTCGACTACCGCACCTATCTGCCGCGCATCTGA
- a CDS encoding aspartate aminotransferase family protein, translated as MTSATVLSNLGAIDAAHHLHPFSDMKKLNAAGTRVIERAEGVHIFDSTGKKYLDAFAGLWCVNVGYGRREIAEAVHRQMSELPYYNSFFGTTTPPTILLAQKIASHAGGKLNRVFFTNSGSEASDTWFRMARVYWKALGKLEKTQVIARRNAYHGSTVAGASLGGMKWMHEQGNLPIEGIHHIGQPYWYAEGGDLSPAEFGLKVARELEQKIDELGEDRVAAFVAEPIQGAGGVIIPPETYWPEVARICRERDILLVSDEVICGFGRLGSWFGYQHYGVEPDLAPIAKGLSSGYLPIGGVMVSDRVADVMVEELGDFYHGFTYSGHPVCAAAALENLRIIEEEGLVERIRDDIGPYFAAAWKSLESHEVVGEAESVGLMGGLQLAADKWARRRYAKPDDIGTLVRNHCVENGLIMRATGDRMLASPAFTISRSEVDEVVDKLRKALDHLRDTVRE; from the coding sequence ATGACCTCTGCCACAGTCCTCTCCAATCTCGGCGCCATCGATGCCGCCCACCACCTGCATCCCTTCTCGGACATGAAGAAGCTCAATGCGGCAGGCACGCGGGTTATCGAGCGGGCCGAGGGCGTGCATATCTTCGACAGCACCGGCAAGAAATACCTCGATGCCTTTGCCGGCCTCTGGTGCGTCAATGTCGGCTATGGGCGGCGAGAGATCGCCGAGGCGGTTCATCGCCAGATGAGCGAGCTGCCCTATTACAACAGCTTCTTCGGCACGACGACACCGCCGACGATCCTGCTTGCGCAGAAGATCGCCTCACATGCCGGCGGCAAGCTGAACCGCGTCTTCTTCACCAATTCCGGCTCCGAAGCCTCCGACACCTGGTTTCGCATGGCGCGGGTCTACTGGAAGGCGCTTGGCAAGCTGGAGAAGACGCAGGTCATCGCCCGCCGCAACGCCTATCACGGCTCGACGGTCGCCGGTGCCTCGCTCGGTGGCATGAAGTGGATGCACGAGCAGGGCAACCTGCCGATCGAAGGGATTCACCACATCGGTCAGCCCTACTGGTATGCGGAGGGCGGCGATCTTTCGCCGGCTGAGTTCGGCCTGAAGGTGGCCCGCGAACTGGAGCAGAAGATCGACGAACTTGGGGAAGATCGTGTCGCCGCCTTCGTCGCCGAGCCGATCCAGGGCGCCGGCGGTGTGATCATACCTCCGGAGACCTACTGGCCCGAGGTCGCCCGCATCTGCCGCGAACGCGACATCCTGCTCGTCTCCGACGAGGTGATCTGCGGCTTCGGACGGCTCGGCTCCTGGTTCGGATACCAGCACTACGGGGTGGAGCCCGATCTTGCGCCGATCGCCAAGGGGCTCTCCTCCGGTTACCTGCCCATCGGCGGCGTGATGGTGAGCGACCGGGTGGCGGACGTGATGGTGGAGGAGCTCGGCGATTTCTACCACGGCTTCACCTATTCCGGGCATCCGGTCTGTGCCGCGGCGGCACTGGAAAACCTGCGCATCATCGAGGAAGAGGGGCTGGTCGAACGTATCCGCGACGACATCGGGCCCTATTTCGCCGCCGCCTGGAAAAGCCTGGAGAGCCATGAGGTGGTGGGTGAGGCCGAGAGCGTCGGGCTGATGGGTGGCCTGCAACTGGCGGCCGACAAATGGGCCCGCCGGCGCTATGCCAAGCCCGACGACATCGGCACGCTGGTGCGCAACCACTGCGTCGAAAACGGCCTGATCATGCGGGCTACCGGCGACCGCATGCTCGCCTCGCCGGCCTTCACCATCAGCCGTTCGGAGGTGGACGAGGTGGTCGACAAGCTGCGCAAGGCGCTCGACCACCTGCGGGACACGGTCAGGGAATAG
- a CDS encoding diacylglycerol/lipid kinase family protein, with protein sequence MNLVAVFNRDGGTFKTTEMDAYCARAAETFKNAGHQIQCHVVSGKDVVSTMQRVAAIPEVEGLIAGGGDGTISAAADIAWRNGLTLGIVPAGTMNLFARSLKLPLDIWDVLDVLAQGKIENVDIASANGRSFIHQFSAGLHARMVRYRNSMTFGSRLGKIRASTRAVLGVMFNPPEFEVEFNAEGKLGHRKVSAISVSNNEFGQDPLLVAPDVTGGHLGFYIADPLTPAGVAQLAYDILRGRLKENESVTAMTTTEVELHFPRERKDVRCVIDGELLPMDRDVKLRIHAGELKVLVPREPGELEQEEAGSGI encoded by the coding sequence ATGAACCTTGTTGCCGTCTTCAACCGCGATGGCGGAACCTTCAAGACCACCGAGATGGACGCCTATTGCGCCCGGGCGGCCGAGACGTTCAAGAACGCCGGTCATCAGATCCAGTGCCATGTCGTCTCCGGCAAGGATGTCGTTTCGACGATGCAGCGCGTGGCGGCGATCCCAGAGGTGGAGGGACTGATTGCCGGAGGCGGCGACGGCACCATTTCCGCGGCAGCCGACATTGCCTGGCGCAATGGCCTGACACTCGGCATCGTTCCGGCCGGGACGATGAACCTCTTCGCGCGATCCCTCAAGCTGCCGCTCGATATCTGGGACGTCCTCGACGTCCTGGCGCAGGGGAAGATCGAGAATGTCGATATCGCCAGCGCCAACGGCAGGAGCTTCATCCATCAGTTTTCCGCCGGTCTTCACGCACGCATGGTCCGTTACCGGAATTCCATGACGTTTGGGTCACGTCTCGGGAAGATCCGCGCCAGCACGCGGGCCGTGCTGGGGGTGATGTTCAATCCCCCGGAATTCGAGGTGGAGTTTAATGCCGAAGGGAAGTTAGGGCACCGCAAGGTCTCCGCCATTTCCGTGTCGAACAACGAGTTCGGCCAGGACCCGCTGCTCGTAGCGCCGGATGTGACGGGCGGCCATCTCGGCTTCTACATTGCCGACCCGCTGACGCCAGCGGGCGTGGCCCAACTCGCCTACGACATCCTGCGGGGCCGCCTGAAGGAGAACGAATCTGTCACGGCCATGACCACCACCGAGGTCGAGCTGCACTTCCCGCGCGAACGAAAGGACGTCCGCTGCGTCATCGACGGGGAACTGCTGCCCATGGACCGTGACGTCAAGCTGCGCATCCACGCCGGTGAGCTCAAGGTTCTCGTGCCTCGCGAACCCGGCGAACTTGAGCAGGAAGAGGCGGGAAGCGGCATCTGA
- a CDS encoding winged helix-turn-helix transcriptional regulator: MSRPRAKLTGNFPGCPVESTLSFLDGKWKGVILYHLLTDGTLRFNELRRRIPSVTQRMLTKQLRELEEAELITRTIFPVVPPRVDYALTPLGQSLEPVVAALHAWGKRHVLCRNGEKTVVKPEPATQPAAA, translated from the coding sequence ATGTCCCGTCCCCGCGCCAAGCTGACCGGCAACTTCCCCGGATGTCCGGTGGAATCGACCCTGAGCTTCCTCGACGGCAAGTGGAAGGGCGTGATCCTCTATCACCTCCTCACCGACGGCACGCTGCGGTTCAACGAGCTGCGCCGCCGCATTCCCTCGGTCACGCAGCGCATGCTGACTAAGCAGTTGCGGGAACTGGAGGAGGCGGAGCTCATCACCCGCACCATCTTTCCGGTGGTGCCGCCGCGGGTCGATTACGCCCTGACTCCGCTGGGGCAGAGTCTCGAGCCTGTGGTGGCGGCACTGCACGCCTGGGGCAAACGGCACGTCCTCTGCCGAAACGGTGAGAAGACGGTCGTGAAGCCGGAGCCGGCGACCCAGCCGGCAGCTGCCTGA
- a CDS encoding Lrp/AsnC family transcriptional regulator — translation MPKIDKFDLGILEALQQDARATNVEVAERVNLSPSPCLRRTRMLEEGGIIRGYRADIDRQAIGLELTVFVSFKVIRHTRENAQALEQALIDIPEVIACHMISGQSDFLAEVVVENLAAYERLLTEKLLVLPQVTDIQSNFSIRAVKTGGALKLPPVRERG, via the coding sequence ATGCCAAAAATTGACAAGTTCGATCTTGGCATTCTCGAGGCCCTGCAGCAGGACGCCCGGGCAACCAATGTAGAAGTCGCCGAACGCGTAAACCTCTCTCCTTCGCCCTGCCTGCGGCGGACGCGCATGCTGGAGGAAGGCGGCATCATCCGTGGTTACCGCGCCGACATCGACAGGCAGGCGATCGGGTTGGAACTGACGGTCTTCGTTTCCTTCAAGGTGATCCGCCATACGCGCGAAAATGCGCAGGCGCTGGAGCAGGCGCTGATCGACATTCCGGAAGTGATTGCCTGCCACATGATCTCCGGGCAGTCGGATTTCCTGGCTGAGGTCGTGGTCGAGAATCTTGCAGCCTATGAGCGCCTGCTGACGGAGAAACTGCTGGTCCTGCCGCAGGTCACCGACATCCAGTCGAATTTCTCCATCCGGGCCGTCAAGACCGGCGGCGCGCTGAAGCTGCCGCCGGTCCGTGAACGGGGCTAG
- the amn gene encoding AMP nucleosidase: MSKRIFSLSPLPFISPSPYETVVFDDPAEAVDALTELYERNTRFLIDAFGALANGSPVTGRYRACYPQVSIETTSFGHADSRLSYGHVTSPGIYTTTITRPKLFRHYLKEQLGLLMRNHNVPITVSESATPIPLHFAFGEGAHVEASATAGLADVSLRDLFDTPDLNNTDDLIANGEYDQVTGEPAPLAPFTAQRIDYSLARLSHYTATSAEHFQNFVLFTNYQFYIDEFAAWAREMMAKGGEGYDAFVEPGNLVTYPGEPREETALVGRLPQMPAYHLKKKGHAGITLVNIGVGPSNAKTITDHIAVLRPHAWLMVGHCAGLRNSQRLGDYVLAHAYVREDHVLDDDLPVWVPIPALAEVQQALEDAVEEVTGYEGFELKRIMRTGTVATIDNRNWELRDQRGPVKRLSQSRAIALDMESATIAANGFRFRVPYGTLLCVSDKPLHGELKLPGMATAFYRTQVSQHLQIGIRAVQKLAAMPVERLHSRKLRSFYETAFQ, encoded by the coding sequence ATGAGCAAGCGAATCTTTTCTCTTTCCCCTCTCCCCTTCATCAGCCCCAGCCCCTACGAGACAGTTGTCTTCGACGATCCGGCTGAAGCCGTGGACGCGCTCACAGAGCTTTATGAACGCAACACCCGCTTCCTGATCGATGCCTTTGGAGCCTTGGCCAATGGCAGTCCGGTGACCGGGCGGTACCGCGCCTGCTATCCCCAGGTCAGCATAGAGACGACGTCGTTCGGTCATGCAGACTCGCGCCTTTCCTATGGACACGTCACGTCGCCGGGGATCTACACCACCACGATCACACGGCCGAAGCTCTTCCGTCACTACCTGAAGGAACAACTCGGGCTGCTGATGAGGAACCACAATGTCCCGATTACGGTGTCGGAATCCGCCACGCCGATTCCGTTGCACTTTGCCTTCGGCGAGGGTGCCCATGTGGAGGCGTCGGCGACCGCCGGGCTTGCCGATGTCTCGCTGCGCGATCTGTTCGACACGCCAGATCTCAACAACACCGACGACCTGATCGCCAATGGCGAATACGACCAGGTAACGGGCGAGCCCGCCCCGCTCGCGCCCTTCACGGCGCAGCGCATCGACTATTCACTGGCCCGCCTCAGCCATTATACGGCGACCAGCGCCGAGCATTTCCAGAACTTCGTGCTGTTCACAAACTACCAGTTCTATATCGACGAATTCGCCGCCTGGGCACGCGAGATGATGGCCAAGGGCGGCGAAGGCTATGATGCGTTCGTCGAGCCGGGCAATCTCGTCACCTATCCGGGAGAGCCCCGCGAGGAAACCGCCCTCGTCGGGCGCCTGCCCCAGATGCCCGCCTATCACCTGAAGAAGAAGGGGCATGCCGGGATCACGCTGGTCAACATCGGCGTCGGCCCGTCAAACGCCAAGACCATTACCGACCATATCGCCGTCCTGCGTCCGCATGCCTGGCTGATGGTCGGCCACTGCGCCGGCCTGCGAAACAGCCAGCGGCTGGGTGATTACGTGCTCGCCCATGCGTATGTCCGCGAGGACCATGTGCTGGACGACGACCTGCCGGTATGGGTCCCGATCCCCGCGCTGGCAGAGGTTCAGCAGGCGCTCGAGGATGCGGTCGAGGAGGTGACGGGCTATGAGGGCTTCGAACTCAAGCGCATCATGCGCACCGGAACGGTCGCGACAATCGACAACCGCAACTGGGAACTGCGCGACCAGCGCGGCCCGGTGAAAAGGCTGTCGCAGTCGCGGGCGATCGCGCTCGACATGGAATCGGCGACGATCGCGGCCAACGGCTTCCGCTTCCGCGTGCCGTACGGCACCCTGCTCTGCGTTTCCGACAAGCCGCTGCACGGTGAGTTGAAACTGCCGGGCATGGCGACCGCCTTCTACCGCACCCAGGTCAGCCAGCACCTGCAGATCGGCATCCGCGCCGTGCAGAAGCTCGCCGCGATGCCGGTGGAACGCCTCCATTCGCGCAAGCTCAGAAGCTTCTACGAGACCGCGTTCCAGTAA
- a CDS encoding zinc-binding alcohol dehydrogenase family protein, with translation MRAVAFNKPQPIDADTALIDIELPMPTATGRDLLVEIRAVSVNPVDTKVRASAAVEDGQYRVLGYDAAGVVKAVGSEVTLFKPGDEVFYAGAVNRQGTNAEYHLVDERIVGRKPASLSFEEAAALPLTAITAYEAMFHRMKVQDPVPGAANAILIIGGAGGVGSIAIQLARRLTDLTIIATGSRPETKVWISELGAHHVIDHSDALAPQVEALGIGSPAFVFSTTQTEKHVADVLELIAPQGRFSLIDDPKEPMDLRPFKRKSLSIHWEMMFARPVWQTADMIEQHKLLNHVADMVDAGDIRTTLNETYGVINAANLKRAHSMIESGRTKGKIVLSGF, from the coding sequence ATGCGCGCCGTCGCCTTCAACAAGCCCCAACCCATCGACGCGGATACCGCGCTCATCGACATCGAGCTGCCTATGCCCACAGCCACCGGCCGCGATCTCCTGGTCGAGATCAGGGCGGTTTCCGTCAACCCGGTGGATACGAAGGTCCGGGCCTCGGCAGCGGTGGAAGACGGGCAATACCGGGTGCTGGGGTATGACGCGGCGGGGGTGGTCAAGGCAGTCGGAAGCGAGGTCACCCTCTTCAAGCCCGGTGACGAGGTCTTCTATGCAGGTGCCGTCAATCGGCAGGGCACCAATGCGGAGTATCACCTCGTCGACGAGCGGATCGTCGGCAGGAAACCTGCAAGCCTCAGCTTCGAGGAGGCTGCCGCCCTGCCGCTTACCGCCATCACGGCCTATGAAGCGATGTTCCACCGCATGAAGGTGCAGGACCCGGTTCCTGGTGCGGCCAATGCAATCCTCATCATCGGCGGCGCTGGCGGCGTGGGATCCATCGCCATCCAGCTCGCCCGTCGCCTGACCGATCTCACCATCATCGCGACCGGATCACGCCCGGAGACAAAGGTCTGGATCAGCGAGCTTGGGGCTCATCATGTGATCGACCACAGCGATGCTCTGGCGCCCCAGGTGGAGGCATTGGGCATAGGTTCGCCCGCTTTCGTCTTCTCCACCACGCAGACGGAAAAGCATGTGGCCGACGTCCTGGAACTGATCGCGCCGCAAGGGCGGTTCTCGCTGATCGACGATCCGAAGGAGCCGATGGACCTGCGTCCATTCAAGCGCAAGTCGCTCTCCATCCACTGGGAGATGATGTTCGCCCGTCCGGTCTGGCAGACGGCGGACATGATCGAGCAGCACAAGCTGCTGAACCATGTGGCAGACATGGTGGATGCCGGCGATATCCGCACCACGCTGAACGAGACCTATGGTGTGATCAATGCGGCGAACCTCAAGCGCGCCCATTCGATGATCGAAAGCGGCCGGACGAAGGGCAAGATCGTCCTATCCGGCTTCTAG